From a single Thermomicrobiales bacterium genomic region:
- the hemG gene encoding protoporphyrinogen oxidase has protein sequence MATVGVIGAGIAGLSAAWTLRKRGIDVRVLEASDRLGGKIRTEHADGLLIDAGPDSFLSSKPPGLALVSDLGLTDQVISTLPDGGGTFILHNGKLEALPEGMTLLVPADPRAIMSTPLLSPIGKVRLLGDYVIPRSRNDEDESVSSFMRRRVGREAFEHLAEPLLSGIFAGDADQLSILATYPRLRATEREHGGLIRGAMAMRKQMTGTAPTRPYTPFVSLQGGLGQIIDGLADAIGRERIAMQTPVCAIRTAHRGYVVTTDAGEEQFDALILAIPAPAAATLLAEIDPELSSLTGTIPYISSATISLAFNAAEVAGQQRGRGFVIPRREGRTLTAVTWTSNKFGGRVPEGQALLRGFVGRAGDEAPALLPDDELIPIIRRELADILGITASPTTVRIFRWPKAMPQYTVGHLDRLRSMEHRLATLPGLRLAGAAYRGVGIPDCIADATAQATTIADWLAPNATEAQSAERPTISA, from the coding sequence ATGGCAACAGTCGGCGTCATCGGGGCCGGCATCGCCGGCCTCTCTGCGGCCTGGACGCTGCGCAAGCGCGGTATCGACGTTCGCGTTTTGGAGGCATCCGACCGACTCGGCGGCAAGATCCGGACAGAACACGCTGACGGACTCCTGATTGACGCCGGGCCAGATTCATTTCTGTCATCGAAGCCGCCCGGACTGGCGCTGGTGAGTGACCTGGGACTCACCGACCAGGTCATCAGCACTTTGCCGGATGGTGGCGGCACCTTCATTCTTCACAACGGCAAGCTGGAGGCGCTACCGGAAGGCATGACGCTGCTCGTGCCCGCAGATCCGCGCGCGATCATGAGCACACCGCTCCTCTCTCCAATTGGCAAAGTTCGCCTGCTTGGTGATTATGTCATTCCGCGTTCGCGCAATGACGAAGACGAATCGGTCTCGTCATTCATGCGCCGTCGCGTTGGACGCGAGGCATTTGAGCATCTTGCCGAACCACTGCTATCGGGTATCTTCGCCGGTGACGCCGACCAGCTGTCGATTCTCGCTACGTATCCCCGCCTGCGAGCCACCGAGCGCGAGCACGGCGGCCTCATTCGTGGCGCGATGGCGATGCGCAAGCAGATGACTGGGACTGCGCCGACTCGTCCGTACACGCCGTTCGTGTCGTTGCAGGGCGGGCTGGGTCAGATCATTGACGGGCTCGCCGATGCGATCGGTCGTGAACGCATCGCGATGCAGACACCCGTGTGTGCGATCAGGACTGCACACCGAGGTTACGTCGTGACAACCGACGCCGGTGAAGAGCAGTTCGACGCGCTCATCCTGGCAATACCTGCTCCGGCGGCTGCAACGTTGCTCGCGGAGATCGACCCCGAGCTGTCTTCGCTGACTGGCACGATTCCGTACATCTCGAGCGCGACGATCTCGCTCGCATTCAATGCCGCTGAGGTTGCAGGCCAGCAACGCGGACGCGGGTTTGTCATCCCGCGCCGTGAGGGGCGGACCCTGACCGCCGTGACCTGGACATCGAATAAGTTCGGCGGCCGGGTACCAGAGGGACAAGCGCTGCTGCGCGGATTCGTGGGCCGTGCCGGCGACGAAGCTCCAGCGCTACTACCGGACGACGAGCTCATCCCGATCATTCGGCGGGAACTTGCCGACATCCTGGGGATCACGGCATCACCGACGACAGTCAGGATCTTTCGCTGGCCGAAGGCGATGCCCCAGTACACCGTCGGCCACCTCGACCGGCTGCGCAGCATGGAGCACCGTCTGGCGACGCTGCCCGGCCTGAGACTGGCAGGAGCAGCCTATCGTGGCGTTGGCATCCCGGACTGCATCGCCGACGCGACGGCGCAGGCGACAACAATTGCAGACTGGCTCGCGCCAAACGCGACCGAGGCTCAGTCGGCCGAAAGGCCAACGATCTCGGCATAG